In the Mastomys coucha isolate ucsf_1 unplaced genomic scaffold, UCSF_Mcou_1 pScaffold18, whole genome shotgun sequence genome, one interval contains:
- the CUNH1orf210 gene encoding type III endosome membrane protein TEMP isoform X2: MSGLSMTEENITSSGTTNASTVAPGLGTGGRAWPVLVGVVLGAVVLSILIALAAKCHLCRRYHASYRHRPLSGAGGGNRPQVGEDEDDDGFIEDNYIQPGAGEMETTGSRDHFSL; encoded by the coding sequence CCTCCTCAGGGACCACCAATGCATCAACAGTGGCCCCTGGTCTGGGCACCGGGGGCCGGGCATGGCCTGTGCTGGTAGGGGTTGTGCTGGGGGCGGTGGTCCTCTCCATACTCATCGCGCTCGCTGCCAAGTGCCACCTCTGCCGCCGATACCATGCCAGCTACCGGCATCGCCCGCTGTCCGGAGCAGGGGGTGGGAACCGCCCACAGGTGGGTGAAGATGAGGATGACGATGGCTTCATTGAGGACAATTACATCcagcctggggctggtgagatggagaCGACAGGAAGCCGGGACCACTTCTCTCTCTGA
- the Tmem125 gene encoding transmembrane protein 125 has protein sequence MSQQASVGRGLPPDVLAEQVELWWSQQPRRSLLCFSVAVVLVAGCGAGGVALLSSTSSRSGEWRLAVGTVLCLLALMVLVKQLMSSAVQDMNCIRQPQHVALLRSGGGADAVVVLLSGFVLLVTGLTLAGLAAAPAPARPLAAMLSVGITLASLGSVLLLGLLLYQVGVSGHCPLICTEAFATRNGHSENGSIFSISGQLSSGQRHETTSSIASLI, from the coding sequence ATGTCCCAACAAGCCTCAGTGGGCAGAGGGCTGCCCCCAGATGTGCTGGCAGAGCAGGTGGAGCTATGGTGGTCCCAGCAGCCCCGGCGCTCcttgctctgtttctctgtggCCGTGGTCCTTGTGGCTGGCTGTGGGGCCGGAGGCGTGGCGCTGCTGTCCTCCACCAGCAGCCGATCTGGCGAATGGCGACTAGCAGTGGGCACTGTGCTCTGCCTGCTGGCCCTGATGGTTCTGGTGAAGCAACTGATGAGCTCCGCTGTGCAGGATATGAACTGCATACGCCAGCCCCAGCACGTGGCCTTGCTGCGCAGCGGTGGAGGAGCCGACGCTGTTGTAGTGTTGCTCAGTGGCTTTGTGCTGCTGGTCACCGGCCTGACCCTGGCTGGGCTGGCTGCTGCCCCAGCTCCAGCACGGCCACTGGCTGCCATGCTGTCTGTGGGCATTACCTTGGCTTCTTTGGGCTCAGTTTTGCTGCTGGGATTGCTACTGTATCAGGTGGGTGTGAGTGGACACTGCCCCCTGATCTGTACAGAGGCATTCGCCACCAGAAATGGCCACAGTGAGAACGGCAGCATCTTTAGCATCTCAGGACAGTTGTCTTCTGGCCAGCGGCATGAGACCACCTCCAGCATTGCCAGCCTCATCTGA
- the CUNH1orf210 gene encoding type III endosome membrane protein TEMP isoform X1, translating to MSGLSMTEENITASSGTTNASTVAPGLGTGGRAWPVLVGVVLGAVVLSILIALAAKCHLCRRYHASYRHRPLSGAGGGNRPQVGEDEDDDGFIEDNYIQPGAGEMETTGSRDHFSL from the coding sequence CAGCCTCCTCAGGGACCACCAATGCATCAACAGTGGCCCCTGGTCTGGGCACCGGGGGCCGGGCATGGCCTGTGCTGGTAGGGGTTGTGCTGGGGGCGGTGGTCCTCTCCATACTCATCGCGCTCGCTGCCAAGTGCCACCTCTGCCGCCGATACCATGCCAGCTACCGGCATCGCCCGCTGTCCGGAGCAGGGGGTGGGAACCGCCCACAGGTGGGTGAAGATGAGGATGACGATGGCTTCATTGAGGACAATTACATCcagcctggggctggtgagatggagaCGACAGGAAGCCGGGACCACTTCTCTCTCTGA